From Mucilaginibacter gotjawali:
TTGAAAATTGCTCACGCCTATGGCTCTTATTTTTCCTTCCTTATAAAGTTCTTCCATTGCCCGCCATTCGCCATATACATCGCCAAAGGGCTGATGGATCAGATATAAGTCCAGATAGTCGAGTTGCAATTTCCGTAAGGACTTTTCAAAGGCTTTTTTTGCGCCTTCGTAGCCCTTGGCCTGGATCCAGAGTTTGGTAGTGATGAACAATTCCTCACGCGCTATTCCACTGTTTTTAATCGCTTTTCCAACCGCTTCTTCGTTCATGTAAGATTGCGCGGTATCAATCAACCGGTAGCCGGTTTCAATGGCGTCAATCACACTTCTTTCACATTCCGCCAGGTCTGTTACCTGGAAAACGCCGAATCCTAAGATGGGCATTTCAACGCCGTTATTTAATTTTACTGTTTGCATAGGCTCTACTTTAATCATTCTTACAAGCTGAAATTTATGCCATAATGGCCTGATTTACTTTTGACAATACAAAGGTCGGGCGTTTTATCTGCACCGACAGGATACAGATTACGGATGTTAGTACCATTTTTACTGATTGCGGAATTGATAATGGTGAAATGGCAGATTAAGTAATAACTTTGATTATAATACATGAAGGAAATGGATAAGCTATTAAGGTTCAATACGATCAGCGAATACAACGCATTCAACAATAATGCAACCAAACATCCGCTGGTTAGCGTTGTCGATTTTTCAAAGGCAGCGCCAAGAAGCGGCTCAAAGATGTATTTCGGCTTCTATACCATTTTCCTGAAAGATGTAAAATGCGGCGACCTGGTTTATGGCCGGAATACCTACGATTACCAGGAAGGTACCATGGTTTTTATGGCGCCCGGGCAGGTGGCCGGTGTAAACAGCAATGGGGAGATTTACCAGCCGAAAGGCTATGGGGTAGTGTTTCACCCTGATTTTATCCATGGCACTTCGCTTGGCCGGCACATGCAGGAATATACCTTTTTTGGCTACCAATCGCATGAAGCGCTGCACCTGTCGGACAGGGAGAGGGAAATAGTGCAGGATTGCTTTTCAAAGATCGACTACGAGCTGGATCATACCATCGATAAACACAGCAAAAGATTAATCTCAACTACCATCGAATTACTGTTAGGTCATTGTATCCGATTTTACGACCGCCAGTTTATAACGCGTGATCACGTGCACCATGGCATCCTGGAGAAATTTGAGCAGCTTTTAAATAACTATTTTGCCACTGATCAACCGCAGCTAACAGGGCTGCCTTCTGTTGCCTGGTGCGCAGATAAACTCAACCTGTCATCAAATTACTTTGGCGACCTTATCAAAAAGGAAACAGGAAAAACAGCATTGGAGTTTATACAGGCCAAACTGATCAGCGTAGCTAAAGAACGGATTTTTGATACCGAAAAAACAGTAAGCCAGATCGCGTTCGATCTGGGTTTTAAATATCCCCAGCATTTCGCCCGGCTTTTTAAACAGCAGGTAGGGCATACGCCGCTTGAATATCGTTCACTGAATTAAGACGGGGCCTCCCGCAGTTTATTAAGGGCTGAGCCACGGGCGCTGTTGACAGCCCTTTCTTTTTAACTCAACGTAACTTTTCGATCAGTCGGCCGGCCTCTACCTGCGAGCGGAGCGTCTTTTCTGCGATCGGAATAGCTACCGGGCTGGAGGAGCACCGTATCTACAGTTCTATATTTTATTAAAATTGTTTTGGTAGACCCTATGTTCCCCTTTATTAATTTGACGGATTCGCCGCCTCCATTTTTGGTTATTGGATTTGCTTTCTACTGGGCTATCCCCGCCCTTGTAATTCATTATTTCATCGGTAAAATTAAGCGGTCGCAAAAAAAGATGATTCCTTCCCGGTGGGGTACCGCGCAAGGTTCCGTTCCTGATACCGCGTAAAGATGTTATCTAAAG
This genomic window contains:
- a CDS encoding helix-turn-helix domain-containing protein, whose translation is MDKLLRFNTISEYNAFNNNATKHPLVSVVDFSKAAPRSGSKMYFGFYTIFLKDVKCGDLVYGRNTYDYQEGTMVFMAPGQVAGVNSNGEIYQPKGYGVVFHPDFIHGTSLGRHMQEYTFFGYQSHEALHLSDREREIVQDCFSKIDYELDHTIDKHSKRLISTTIELLLGHCIRFYDRQFITRDHVHHGILEKFEQLLNNYFATDQPQLTGLPSVAWCADKLNLSSNYFGDLIKKETGKTALEFIQAKLISVAKERIFDTEKTVSQIAFDLGFKYPQHFARLFKQQVGHTPLEYRSLN